The Deltaproteobacteria bacterium nucleotide sequence TTAGTAGGTCCTCTCGATGTTCTGCCTGAGGCTGTGAAGCTGGGTGCGCACGCTCCCGTCATAGACCTTGCCGCCTACCTCGACGATGATGCCGCCGAGTATGGACAGATCCAGTTCCTCGGTGAGGACGGCGGTCTTGCCGGTCATGCCACTCACCACGGACCCGAGGCTCTCGCGCTGCTCGTCGGCCAGGGGCTGGGAGACGAGGACCTTGGCGTTGACGCGTCCGCGCGCCTCGTCCAGCAGGCTGTGGTAATGGCTCGCTATGGACGCAAGCCCGTCCATCCGTTCCCGCGTCAACAGCAGCAAGACGAAGTGGGTGGTCAGATCGGACAGTCCCATCCGTCCGGCCAGTTCGGCGACGATCTGCTTGCGTCGCTCCACGTCGAAGGCGGGGTTGCCCAGCACATGCCTGAGTTCGGGGTGCGCGTACACCTTGAGAAATCCGTCGATT carries:
- the atpH gene encoding ATP synthase F1 subunit delta, producing MTAGKISRRYARAIFELAAGREEAVAAEIDGFLKVYAHPELRHVLGNPAFDVERRKQIVAELAGRMGLSDLTTHFVLLLLTRERMDGLASIASHYHSLLDEARGRVNAKVLVSQPLADEQRESLGSVVSGMTGKTAVLTEELDLSILGGIIVEVGGKVYDGSVRTQLHSLRQNIERTY